The following are encoded in a window of Epilithonimonas zeae genomic DNA:
- a CDS encoding lamin tail domain-containing protein, translating into MKKFFTFVGLVSSVAFFNAQIVINEIYTAGGLLNALFRTDFIELKNIGSSTASLTGATIQYGAFSGQFTQYHNLPSITLAPGQTYLIQQGSEGTAGDGLIGVNLIVDVVLNLDGSGPVAGVGLQLGLASGKVALATNNVRVTGPTASNVIDFVGYGLANQFEGNGAAPSPLLVLSISRNANGTDTNNNNIDFTAGLPTPQGSGQTLAVGDINGSKSAFIRNTLVKNNEVYFSSDVQDVQFFTMSGQLVKKANVKAGAKVSIADLPKGNYIVTGTVNNNKVTERVLKE; encoded by the coding sequence ATGAAAAAGTTTTTTACATTTGTTGGACTTGTGTCCTCAGTGGCATTTTTTAATGCGCAGATTGTTATCAACGAAATTTATACAGCAGGTGGGCTTCTTAACGCCTTGTTTCGTACTGATTTTATTGAATTGAAAAATATTGGATCTTCTACGGCTTCTCTTACTGGAGCAACTATTCAATATGGGGCTTTTTCTGGTCAGTTTACACAATATCATAATCTTCCAAGTATTACTTTGGCACCCGGTCAAACCTATTTAATTCAGCAAGGTTCTGAGGGAACTGCAGGTGACGGTCTTATTGGCGTGAATCTGATTGTAGATGTGGTTCTTAATTTAGATGGTTCCGGTCCTGTAGCGGGTGTTGGTCTCCAATTGGGATTAGCTTCAGGAAAAGTGGCCTTGGCAACCAATAATGTCCGTGTCACGGGGCCTACAGCGTCTAATGTTATTGACTTCGTAGGATATGGTCTGGCAAATCAATTTGAAGGCAATGGAGCTGCACCGTCACCATTGCTTGTATTATCTATCTCAAGAAATGCAAATGGAACAGATACTAATAATAACAATATAGATTTTACCGCTGGGCTTCCAACGCCTCAGGGTAGTGGTCAGACTTTAGCAGTTGGCGATATTAACGGTTCTAAATCAGCATTCATTAGAAATACATTGGTGAAAAATAACGAAGTTTATTTCAGTTCTGATGTTCAGGATGTTCAGTTCTTTACAATGTCCGGACAGCTTGTAAAAAAGGCTAATGTTAAAGCTGGTGCAAAAGTGAGTATCGCAGATTTGCCAAAAGGTAATTATATTGTTACAGGAACTGTGAATAATAATAAAGTTACTGAACGAGTTTTGAAGGAATAA